Proteins encoded by one window of Desulfovibrio sp.:
- a CDS encoding glutamate-5-semialdehyde dehydrogenase, whose translation MTPAEEMSRLGAQAKEAARAIAKAHPDAKTQALLGLAQLLQDREAEILAANAEDLAAARAAGQDVPRLDRLTLTPAIMDEMRAACRHVANLPDPVGATERQWQRPNGLLVGRMRVPLGVIAMIYEARPNVTIDAAILCIKAGNAVILRGGSEALRSNIALAKALCDALAQAGLPADAAQLVSIPGHEAVNALCKLDSYIDVIIPRGGEGLVRAVTEAATMPVLKHFKGVCHAYIDVDADLDAAAEIVFNSKVQRPGVCNALECLLVHRDVAKDFLPKVAAKLGAAGVEFRACPQSLPLLGATAVAQQPDDLGQEFHALVLAVCVVESMDAALDHIARYGSNHTEIICTNNHEHAMRFLREADASMVAVNASSRFNDGGQLGLGAEIGISTSKLHAYGPMGVDELTTTKFVVLGQGQVRG comes from the coding sequence ATGACGCCTGCAGAAGAAATGTCGCGCCTCGGCGCGCAGGCAAAGGAAGCGGCCAGGGCCATAGCCAAGGCCCACCCCGATGCCAAAACGCAAGCCCTGCTGGGGCTGGCGCAACTGCTGCAGGATCGGGAGGCCGAGATTCTGGCCGCCAATGCGGAAGACCTTGCTGCGGCCCGTGCCGCCGGGCAGGATGTCCCCCGCCTTGACCGCTTGACGCTTACCCCTGCCATCATGGATGAAATGCGCGCAGCCTGCCGCCACGTGGCCAATCTGCCAGACCCTGTGGGCGCTACGGAGCGCCAGTGGCAGCGGCCCAACGGTCTGCTTGTGGGCCGTATGCGCGTGCCGTTGGGCGTGATCGCCATGATCTACGAGGCGCGCCCCAATGTGACCATCGACGCCGCCATTTTGTGCATCAAGGCGGGCAACGCGGTTATTCTGCGCGGCGGCAGCGAGGCTTTGCGCTCCAACATCGCGCTTGCCAAGGCCCTGTGCGATGCGCTGGCCCAGGCGGGATTGCCCGCCGATGCGGCCCAGCTTGTGTCCATACCCGGACACGAAGCCGTCAACGCTCTGTGCAAGCTCGACAGCTATATTGATGTTATCATCCCGCGCGGCGGCGAGGGCCTTGTGCGCGCCGTGACCGAGGCTGCCACCATGCCCGTGCTCAAGCACTTCAAGGGCGTGTGCCACGCGTATATTGATGTGGATGCCGATCTGGATGCAGCCGCAGAGATTGTTTTTAACAGCAAGGTGCAGCGCCCCGGCGTGTGCAATGCGCTGGAATGCCTGCTGGTGCACCGTGACGTGGCCAAGGATTTTCTGCCCAAGGTGGCGGCAAAGCTTGGCGCTGCCGGGGTGGAATTTCGCGCATGCCCGCAATCACTGCCCCTGCTTGGCGCAACTGCCGTTGCCCAGCAGCCCGATGATCTTGGGCAGGAATTTCATGCCCTGGTGCTTGCCGTTTGCGTGGTGGAAAGCATGGATGCCGCGCTGGATCACATTGCCCGCTACGGCTCAAACCACACGGAAATCATCTGTACCAACAACCACGAGCATGCCATGCGTTTTTTGCGCGAGGCGGATGCTTCCATGGTGGCGGTCAACGCTTCCAGCCGCTTCAATGACGGCGGACAGCTTGGCCTCGGCGCGGAGATCGGCATTTCTACCTCAAAGCTGCATGCCTACGGTCCCATGGGTGTGGACGAACTGACCACCACCAAATTTGTGGTGCTTGGCCAGGGTCAGGTGCGTGGATAG
- a CDS encoding tetratricopeptide repeat protein, whose protein sequence is MNPQKNQGAEDSPLLRDLQAEVSSESAPMLQFMLRHAGTIASIVVLFVLVLAGTGIWRWYSTSKNDEARQSLARIVLQTSGPAQVKELAALAEKAPSDVKFSAYLALGQSAMSNGDNATAADAFAKAAKESEGPLALIAGMNEAGAMLKAGKYADALALLQKLQAALPGEVTAPQLKQMMAEAAVAAGQTEQAARIYLALSREAQGLNSEYFRARATTLAPKIVEEEAAQTAAPAAPDGAGEKSSGKAQ, encoded by the coding sequence ATGAATCCGCAAAAGAATCAAGGCGCAGAGGATTCCCCCCTGTTGCGCGACCTTCAGGCAGAAGTCAGCTCCGAAAGCGCCCCCATGCTCCAGTTCATGCTGCGTCACGCTGGCACCATAGCCAGCATTGTGGTGCTGTTTGTGCTGGTTCTGGCGGGTACCGGCATCTGGCGCTGGTACAGCACATCCAAAAACGATGAAGCGCGGCAGTCACTTGCGCGCATTGTTCTGCAAACCAGTGGCCCCGCGCAGGTCAAGGAACTTGCCGCCCTGGCGGAAAAAGCCCCCTCTGACGTGAAGTTTTCCGCCTATCTGGCCTTGGGCCAAAGCGCCATGAGCAACGGCGATAACGCCACTGCCGCGGATGCCTTTGCCAAAGCCGCCAAGGAAAGCGAAGGCCCCCTTGCGCTGATTGCCGGCATGAACGAGGCCGGAGCCATGCTCAAGGCCGGAAAATACGCCGATGCCCTTGCCCTGCTGCAAAAGCTGCAAGCCGCGCTGCCGGGTGAAGTTACCGCTCCCCAGCTTAAGCAGATGATGGCCGAAGCCGCCGTTGCCGCCGGGCAGACAGAACAGGCCGCCCGCATCTACCTTGCCCTCTCGCGCGAGGCGCAGGGCCTCAACAGCGAATATTTCCGCGCCCGCGCAACCACGCTGGCTCCCAAAATTGTTGAAGAAGAAGCCGCCCAGACTGCGGCCCCGGCAGCGCCAGACGGCGCTGGGGAAAAATCTTCCGGCAAAGCCCAGTAA